In Apium graveolens cultivar Ventura chromosome 10, ASM990537v1, whole genome shotgun sequence, the following are encoded in one genomic region:
- the LOC141690861 gene encoding uncharacterized protein LOC141690861 — protein MDAYIILVHLQKLYDVERWTARYEISKEVFRSKMAEGASVNDHVLKIINLIEGLGQLDFAMDGELSQDLVLQSLPDTFSQFIVNFHMNKMDVSLPKLHNMLKTAKSNFPSKKTSVLLIGEVSTSKKRKRTLPKKKKKVGESKPTPTKANVDPKSNAFCFHCNKGLKGSSTLEKR, from the exons ATGGATGCTTACATCATCCTAGTGCATCTACAAAAGTTGTATGATGTAGAGAGGtggacagctcgatatgagatatcaaaagAGGTATTCCGCAGTAAAATGGCAGAGGGGgcatctgtgaatgaccatgtgcTCAAAATAATTAATTTGATTGAAGGTTTGGGGCAACTTgattttgccatggatggggagctgagccaagacttggtatTGCAATCACTTCCAGATACATTctcgcagtttattgtgaactttcacatgaataagatGGATGTCAGCTTGCCTAAACTTCATAACATGTTGAAAACTGCTAAGTCGAATTTTCCTTCTAAGAAGACTTCTGTTCTTCTTATTGGAGAAGTCTCAACttctaagaaaaggaagaggaccCTTCCCAAGAAAAAGAAGAAGGTTGGTGAGAGTAAGCCTACTCCAACAAAGGCTAATGTAGACCCCAAAAGCAATGCTTTTTGCttccactgtaacaag ggattAAAGGGAAGTAGTACTCTTgaaaaaagatga
- the LOC141692530 gene encoding LOB domain-containing protein 1-like, giving the protein MECSGTTITKSLSPLSAPNSPPIPLVVSPCAACKILRRRCAEKCVLAPYFPPSDPIKFTTAHRVFGASNIIKFLQELPEYQRADAVSSMVYEANARIRDPVYGCAGAICQLQKQVNELQAQLAKAQAEVVTVQCQYSNLMTLISMDFDQSPQSSPDQQSFGNYPTNDLSFLDDNNSSSFVLNSLWSDHY; this is encoded by the exons ATGGAGTGCAGTGGTACAACAATTACAAAATCTTTATCACCTTTGTCTGCTCCCAACTCACCTCCTATACCATTAGTTGTAAGCCCTTGTGCAGCTTGCAAGATACTGAGGCGGCGATGTGCGGAGAAATGTGTATTGGCACCTTACTTTCCTCCTAGTGATCCTATCAAATTCACCACTGCTCATCGTGTTTTCGGAGCCAGCAACATTATCAAATTTTTGCAG GAATTGCCTGAGTATCAAAGGGCGGACGCAGTTAGTAGCATGGTATATGAGGCTAATGCAAGGATTAGGGATCCAGTTTATGGATGTGCAGGAGCAATATGTCAGCTCCAGAAGCAAGTCAATGAGCTTCAAGCACAGTTAGCGAAAGCACAAGCTGAAGTTGTGACTGTGCAATGCCAATATTCCAATCTCATGACTTTGATCTCCATGGATTTTGATCAATCTCCTCAATCCTCACCGGATCAGCAATCTTTTGGCAATTATCCGACCAACGATTTGAGTTTTCTCGACGATAATAATTCAAGTTCATTCGTG